The following coding sequences are from one Treponema primitia ZAS-1 window:
- a CDS encoding GNAT family N-acetyltransferase gives MQFELTEALIDDIVFTMENQEWISYLDTQEGTVVSEDDADLKNDDRDRYIDLPGWDSSDGYNLMEQFAAGFKNKVIRTKLSAALNRGKGVFRAFKDTLAEHPEAEKLWYAYKDREMKRAVIRWYNTLREAWGLESIGEEPEETEDLVQEDFRVREPVPEDAERTAELHKLCLAESPPPGAIPHWSFPGQLALVAETGSGDFAAHISGAVTGKSLEITALEVHPEYRGMGIGETLLIRLVGMAETSGVSEILIDVPQDAEGFSRVLLRESFTPVRTRYCRKNMAY, from the coding sequence ATGCAGTTTGAACTTACCGAGGCACTGATCGATGATATTGTCTTCACCATGGAAAATCAGGAATGGATTTCTTACCTGGATACCCAGGAGGGAACGGTAGTTTCCGAAGACGATGCGGATCTGAAGAATGATGACAGAGACCGGTACATAGACCTTCCCGGCTGGGATTCCTCGGATGGTTACAACCTGATGGAACAGTTTGCCGCCGGGTTTAAAAACAAGGTGATCCGGACTAAGCTCAGCGCCGCCCTAAACCGGGGGAAGGGGGTATTCCGGGCCTTTAAGGATACCCTCGCTGAACATCCGGAGGCGGAAAAACTCTGGTATGCCTACAAAGACCGGGAGATGAAACGGGCGGTGATTCGCTGGTACAATACCCTGCGGGAAGCGTGGGGCTTGGAAAGTATTGGCGAAGAACCGGAGGAAACCGAAGATCTGGTTCAGGAAGATTTTAGGGTCCGGGAGCCTGTTCCGGAGGATGCGGAAAGGACGGCGGAACTGCACAAACTTTGCCTTGCAGAGAGTCCCCCCCCAGGCGCAATCCCCCATTGGTCCTTTCCGGGACAACTTGCCCTGGTTGCCGAAACCGGGAGTGGGGATTTCGCCGCCCATATCAGCGGGGCCGTTACGGGAAAAAGCCTGGAAATTACCGCCCTGGAAGTCCACCCGGAATACCGCGGCATGGGTATCGGGGAAACCCTGCTCATCCGATTGGTGGGTATGGCGGAGACCAGCGGGGTATCGGAAATTCTCATTGATGTTCCCCAGGACGCCGAAGGGTTTTCCCGGGTACTGCTCCGTGAATCCTTTACGCCCGTTCGGACCAGATACTGCAGAAAAAATATGGCATATTGA
- a CDS encoding MBL fold metallo-hydrolase yields MIDSIVVGAIATNCWIYSQNAECAVIDPGADPKVIISRLKRLNLRPRYILLTHGHFDHIAALPDLVAAFKDAPPVIAIHRDDGKYLGPNAYEVHRESFTAAAGNADYVDALWKDMPQADELLSEGSVIGPFTTLHLPGHTRGSVGFYDKEAKVLFSGDTLFRGDCGRTDLPGGSWPEIQQSLRRLSTMDKDITVYPGHGPTTTIGDEAGNTY; encoded by the coding sequence ATGATCGATTCTATTGTTGTGGGGGCCATTGCAACCAACTGTTGGATCTATTCCCAAAACGCTGAATGCGCGGTTATCGATCCCGGAGCAGATCCCAAGGTCATCATTTCCCGGCTTAAGCGGCTCAATCTGCGCCCCCGGTATATTCTACTTACCCACGGCCATTTTGACCATATCGCCGCCCTGCCCGACCTTGTAGCAGCCTTTAAGGACGCCCCCCCGGTTATTGCCATCCACCGGGATGATGGGAAGTACCTGGGTCCCAATGCCTACGAAGTCCACCGGGAAAGTTTCACCGCAGCTGCAGGGAACGCCGACTATGTGGACGCCCTCTGGAAGGACATGCCTCAAGCAGACGAACTCCTCTCCGAGGGCAGCGTCATCGGCCCCTTTACAACCCTGCACCTCCCAGGCCACACCCGAGGTTCTGTCGGTTTCTACGACAAAGAAGCAAAGGTCCTCTTTAGCGGCGACACCCTGTTCCGGGGCGACTGCGGCCGCACGGATCTCCCCGGCGGAAGCTGGCCCGAGATTCAGCAAAGCCTCCGCCGCCTCTCAACCATGGACAAGGACATTACGGTCTACCCGGGGCACGGGCCAACCACCACTATCGGCGATGAAGCCGGAAACACGTACTAA
- a CDS encoding C40 family peptidase gives MGRRIVFLYALYLLIIPALHPDEETERNLAAFSDPARVWGSGVEGVIEEAYRQCFKTYILDGKVMNLRMPFAQNNERDQLSEQSWEFLGGGKADPAYLWQNITETLDSDDFQSYTETLGDGREKVMILDIPTQTWTHSRDLFDIARMKAGAYRGLPHRPYVLVSGGGISETDVYNYLYCIGWTGMDCSGFVWHTLSLVAKKGGIDLGRTLRRAIGARGGDVSYYVGTWFFNSRSREIISVKDEIRNIQPADVLLFRGSNGGMVHSAVIQSVDLREGVVRYLQSTDEAPLAERGVHESLIYFNPAHPETSLSDPSLVWTQSRYPPFPGEQASAFSDDGERYRAFGGGRVVRLRALAGAIQKINRR, from the coding sequence ATGGGAAGAAGGATCGTTTTTTTATATGCCCTATATCTCCTGATTATCCCCGCTTTACATCCCGATGAGGAAACCGAACGGAACCTGGCGGCCTTTTCCGATCCCGCCCGGGTTTGGGGAAGCGGCGTTGAAGGGGTAATCGAAGAAGCCTACCGCCAATGTTTCAAGACCTACATCCTGGACGGTAAGGTGATGAACCTCCGTATGCCCTTTGCCCAGAACAACGAGCGGGATCAGCTGTCGGAACAGTCATGGGAGTTCCTGGGTGGCGGCAAGGCGGACCCCGCATATCTTTGGCAAAACATTACCGAAACCCTGGACAGCGATGATTTTCAAAGCTATACGGAAACCCTGGGGGACGGCAGAGAAAAGGTGATGATCCTCGATATCCCCACCCAGACCTGGACCCATTCCCGGGACCTCTTCGACATAGCCCGGATGAAGGCCGGGGCCTATCGGGGCTTGCCCCACCGCCCCTACGTACTCGTGTCCGGCGGGGGCATCAGCGAAACCGACGTGTACAATTACCTTTACTGTATAGGCTGGACAGGCATGGACTGTTCCGGCTTTGTCTGGCATACCCTTTCCCTGGTGGCTAAAAAAGGCGGCATAGACCTTGGCCGGACCCTGCGCCGGGCCATAGGCGCCAGAGGCGGTGATGTTTCCTACTATGTGGGAACCTGGTTCTTCAATTCCCGGAGCCGGGAAATAATTTCCGTCAAGGATGAAATCCGGAACATACAGCCGGCGGATGTCCTCCTTTTCCGGGGCTCCAACGGAGGCATGGTCCATTCTGCGGTAATCCAATCGGTGGATCTCCGCGAAGGGGTAGTCCGCTATCTCCAAAGTACCGACGAGGCGCCCCTGGCGGAACGGGGGGTCCATGAATCCCTTATTTACTTTAACCCTGCCCACCCGGAAACAAGTCTCTCCGACCCTTCCCTGGTCTGGACCCAGTCCCGGTACCCCCCATTCCCCGGCGAACAGGCTTCCGCCTTCTCCGATGACGGCGAGCGTTACCGGGCCTTTGGCGGAGGACGGGTGGTACGGCTGCGGGCGCTGGCCGGGGCTATACAGAAAATTAACCGGCGTTAA
- a CDS encoding DbpA RNA binding domain-containing protein has product MSAINDEKVKNRLDEILKNIQTEADPHLLNQYRSLIRKKVSFFQRSYLAAYLLMLQDQAGGGRSRDMQRSSPRKSGGGEPPRTRSNNTRDNTRGSEPSEGAEQNRQPLPSALPEDESTRLFISVGRNRRVFPREILGLIGTKTSVSKDDIGIINILNNYSFVQVRNSVAEEIIEALNGINFRGRTLAVNYARSRKEEDGDSLAAPLEGLPGDNNDDTDSYSDFDDSSTADPETDADSKED; this is encoded by the coding sequence ATGTCCGCAATAAACGATGAAAAAGTTAAAAACCGTCTTGATGAAATTTTAAAAAATATTCAGACCGAGGCGGATCCTCATTTGCTCAATCAATATCGTTCCCTTATCCGGAAGAAGGTTTCCTTTTTCCAGCGTTCCTACCTGGCTGCCTATCTTCTGATGCTCCAGGATCAGGCGGGCGGCGGCAGGTCCCGCGACATGCAACGAAGTTCCCCGCGCAAATCCGGCGGCGGTGAGCCCCCCCGGACCAGATCGAACAACACCCGGGACAATACCCGTGGGAGTGAACCAAGCGAGGGGGCAGAGCAGAACCGCCAGCCCTTACCATCGGCCCTGCCGGAGGATGAGTCCACCCGGTTGTTTATCAGCGTAGGCCGGAATCGCCGGGTCTTCCCCCGGGAAATCCTGGGGCTCATTGGTACAAAAACATCGGTTTCCAAGGATGATATCGGGATCATCAATATCCTGAATAATTATTCCTTTGTTCAGGTCCGCAACTCAGTGGCGGAGGAGATAATCGAAGCCCTGAACGGCATCAATTTCCGCGGCAGGACACTTGCGGTAAACTATGCCAGAAGCCGGAAAGAAGAAGACGGAGACAGCTTGGCTGCGCCATTGGAAGGGCTGCCCGGGGATAACAACGATGATACCGATTCCTACTCCGACTTTGATGATAGTTCCACTGCGGATCCCGAGACTGACGCAGACTCCAAAGAAGACTGA
- a CDS encoding 6-phosphofructokinase: MEQSATKTFGILTAGGDCPGLNAAIRGVCRAAHDRYNMTAVGIANGYRGLIDEDWRILRPVDFMGILTRGGTILGTSREKPFKARSREYNNDIGEDKVEAIKENYQKLKLDCLVVLGGNGTNTTGYLLSREGLNVLGLPKTIDNDIIGTDRTFGFHSALSIATEAIDRLHSTAQSHSRVMIIELMGHKAGWLSLYAGVAGGGDIILIPEIPYDIKVIARHLEKRTASGRSFSIVVVAEGAMSVEEARMEKKERKKYREQTVSPSIAYRLAREIEAETGLETRATVLGYTQRGGIPSASDRVLATSLGTEAANLLARGEYGKMVALQGDAIGAVDLSVPAGKVKTVPADHYMVDTAMAVGTCMGV; encoded by the coding sequence ATGGAACAAAGCGCGACCAAAACTTTCGGAATCCTTACCGCCGGCGGGGATTGCCCGGGCTTAAACGCCGCCATCCGGGGGGTGTGCCGGGCCGCCCACGACCGGTATAACATGACCGCCGTGGGTATCGCCAACGGTTACCGGGGGCTCATTGACGAGGACTGGCGGATACTGCGGCCGGTAGACTTTATGGGGATACTCACCAGGGGGGGGACCATCCTGGGAACCAGCCGGGAAAAGCCCTTCAAAGCCCGGTCCAGGGAATACAACAACGATATCGGGGAAGATAAGGTGGAGGCGATTAAGGAAAACTACCAGAAGCTCAAGCTGGACTGCCTGGTGGTCCTTGGGGGGAACGGTACCAATACCACAGGGTACCTCCTCTCCCGGGAAGGGCTGAACGTGCTGGGACTTCCCAAAACTATCGATAATGACATTATAGGGACCGACCGGACCTTCGGTTTCCACTCCGCCCTGTCCATCGCCACGGAAGCCATAGACAGGCTCCATTCCACCGCCCAGAGCCACAGCCGGGTGATGATCATCGAACTGATGGGGCATAAGGCGGGCTGGCTATCCCTCTACGCGGGGGTAGCCGGCGGGGGTGACATCATCCTGATCCCGGAAATTCCCTACGATATTAAAGTTATTGCCCGGCATCTGGAAAAACGGACAGCCAGCGGCAGGAGTTTTTCCATTGTGGTGGTAGCCGAAGGCGCCATGTCGGTGGAGGAAGCGCGGATGGAAAAGAAGGAGCGGAAGAAGTACCGGGAACAGACCGTTTCCCCTTCCATAGCCTACCGGCTGGCCCGGGAGATTGAGGCCGAAACGGGGCTGGAAACCCGGGCCACGGTCCTGGGCTATACCCAGCGGGGTGGCATACCCAGCGCGTCGGACCGGGTTCTGGCCACCAGCCTGGGTACCGAGGCGGCGAATCTTCTGGCCCGGGGGGAATACGGCAAAATGGTCGCCCTGCAGGGGGATGCCATCGGCGCAGTGGATCTCAGTGTGCCCGCAGGAAAGGTTAAGACCGTACCGGCGGATCATTATATGGTCGATACGGCCATGGCCGTGGGAACCTGTATGGGGGTATGA
- a CDS encoding Na/Pi cotransporter family protein produces MQVIGILFKVIGGLCLLLYGMKVMSDGIQQASGERLQRALNFMTGNRFIGVLSGLVITFLIHSSAAVSVMVVSFVNAGLLTVKQSIGVIMGTNIGTTLTAWMVSLLGFGIDISSFALPAVGIGFIMRAVKWRYRDFGSAIMGFGFLFLGLNFLTTSLPEITPEAVSFIADLSGRGALSVLIGVGAGAVVTLMMNSSTATTILIITLASKGVINFEMSAAMILGANIGTTVSAPIAAIGAKPAAKQTALVHVLFNVIGALIVIIFFKPFIWLVDHIIPGDVDTAALLLGNEKARAMIAFHLTMFHTAFNLVTTLVLLPFVKQFAALVSWLVKDRRDVSGENVPYKLEYQSNILQDTPELNIIRAEKEIRDMAGLVSSMYAAFSSGLQSLKKTGDKEEAVTFLVENMKRKEEYADQMREALTAFLMECTREQLNSRSEQWVSQLLRIIADLEDMTDDCYSVGLLLERSVKKNQIFREKEMNALSPYMNLVEDFLVLLRECLGQNLTEEQIGRARDLESEIDKSRNKLRRLGRKRIEAGVDVKTELLFIDLVRRIEKLGDYCYDIAEALSKR; encoded by the coding sequence GTGCAAGTTATCGGAATTCTTTTTAAGGTAATCGGCGGACTCTGCCTTTTATTGTATGGGATGAAGGTGATGAGCGACGGGATTCAGCAGGCCTCCGGAGAGCGCCTGCAGCGGGCTCTGAACTTTATGACCGGGAACCGCTTTATCGGGGTTCTCTCCGGGCTGGTGATTACCTTTCTGATCCATTCCTCCGCGGCAGTTTCGGTGATGGTGGTTTCCTTCGTGAACGCCGGACTCCTCACGGTGAAACAGTCCATCGGGGTGATCATGGGGACCAATATCGGCACCACCCTGACTGCCTGGATGGTGTCCCTCCTGGGCTTCGGTATTGATATCTCCTCCTTCGCCCTCCCTGCGGTGGGGATTGGTTTTATCATGCGGGCGGTCAAATGGCGGTACCGGGATTTTGGCTCAGCCATAATGGGCTTTGGCTTTCTGTTCCTGGGGCTGAATTTTCTGACCACCTCCCTTCCGGAGATAACCCCGGAGGCGGTGTCCTTTATCGCCGATCTTTCCGGCAGGGGCGCCCTCTCAGTGCTTATCGGTGTGGGAGCAGGAGCGGTGGTTACCCTGATGATGAATTCATCCACCGCCACAACCATTCTGATCATCACCCTGGCGAGTAAGGGGGTGATCAACTTTGAAATGTCCGCTGCCATGATCCTGGGGGCTAATATCGGTACCACCGTCAGCGCACCCATAGCGGCTATCGGCGCAAAGCCTGCGGCAAAACAAACCGCCCTGGTGCATGTGCTTTTTAACGTTATCGGCGCGCTTATCGTCATCATTTTTTTTAAACCCTTTATATGGCTGGTGGACCATATTATCCCCGGCGATGTTGATACAGCGGCGCTGCTCCTGGGGAATGAGAAGGCGCGGGCGATGATAGCCTTTCATCTGACCATGTTCCATACGGCCTTTAATTTGGTCACCACCCTTGTTTTACTGCCCTTTGTTAAACAGTTTGCCGCTCTGGTTTCTTGGCTCGTTAAGGACAGAAGGGATGTCTCCGGGGAAAACGTCCCCTATAAGCTGGAATATCAGTCCAATATTCTCCAGGATACTCCGGAACTGAATATTATCCGGGCGGAAAAGGAGATCCGTGACATGGCGGGGCTTGTATCTTCCATGTATGCCGCCTTTAGCAGCGGTTTACAGTCCCTTAAGAAAACTGGGGATAAGGAAGAAGCGGTCACTTTCCTGGTGGAGAACATGAAGCGGAAGGAAGAATACGCCGACCAAATGCGGGAAGCCTTGACGGCTTTTCTCATGGAATGCACCCGCGAGCAGCTGAATTCCCGATCCGAACAGTGGGTTTCACAACTCCTGCGGATTATCGCCGACCTGGAGGACATGACCGATGATTGCTACAGCGTCGGTCTGCTTCTGGAACGGAGCGTTAAAAAGAACCAGATATTCAGGGAAAAGGAGATGAATGCCCTGTCGCCCTACATGAATCTGGTGGAGGATTTTCTTGTCCTGCTGCGGGAATGTTTGGGACAGAATTTGACGGAGGAACAGATTGGACGCGCCAGGGACCTGGAAAGCGAAATCGACAAATCCCGTAATAAACTACGCAGACTGGGACGCAAACGGATCGAAGCCGGGGTGGATGTAAAAACCGAATTACTCTTTATCGACCTAGTCCGCCGTATCGAAAAGTTAGGAGATTACTGCTACGATATTGCCGAAGCCCTCTCAAAGCGCTAA
- a CDS encoding bacteriohemerythrin — translation MESREIVKWSPSLSIGIKLVDEQHQGLIRLTNELFLSCLKGGDVANARFLKTIRETVQYVQLHFATEEAIQKRINYPEYASHKKQHESFVKEVLLTVAEFNSGKKFLPNKFAMYLRDWVLTHIAVSDKKLGEYIQNMRKKSAQAAAAANASART, via the coding sequence ATGGAAAGCAGAGAAATCGTCAAATGGAGCCCTTCCCTTTCTATTGGTATCAAGTTAGTTGATGAACAGCACCAGGGACTTATACGGCTGACCAATGAGCTTTTTTTGAGCTGCCTTAAGGGGGGTGATGTTGCCAACGCCCGGTTCCTCAAAACCATCCGTGAAACGGTTCAGTATGTGCAGCTCCATTTTGCTACCGAAGAGGCTATTCAGAAGCGAATCAATTACCCGGAGTATGCCAGCCATAAAAAACAGCATGAATCCTTCGTTAAGGAAGTCCTCCTTACGGTTGCGGAATTCAACTCCGGGAAGAAATTTCTTCCCAATAAATTTGCCATGTACCTGCGGGACTGGGTTCTGACCCACATAGCCGTATCCGACAAGAAGCTCGGCGAATATATCCAGAACATGAGGAAAAAGTCCGCCCAGGCCGCTGCGGCGGCAAACGCCTCGGCCCGTACCTGA
- the xylB gene encoding xylulokinase yields MSFLMGIDLGTSSLKVIIIDTKGVIQAESSKAYQFDSPVNGYAEQKTEVWWSACCECIRNALSRLNAPASEIRGISFSGQMHGAVLLDKDRNVIRPAILHCDARSGVQVQKINRIFTEKHLSGSQLNPVYTGFLLTSLVWIRDNEPELYDRVRYAFLPKDFLKMMLCGELSSDYSDASATLAYDIQHNCWSKEVLNALDIPLEFFPECSASDHVAGRVSKKAAEATGLWEGTAVVNGGADQVMQAVGNGAIHPGQATVNIGTSGQVCFQSDRPIRNPSLSTNTFCAYRSGAWITMGATMSAGLAFKWFRNILPPVDYRTLDGEIEKLNPGSGGLLFLPYLNGERTPHVNPNISGMFMGLNLNTSGTHLARAVMEGVTYALLQCIEVCGDLGLQAEELIASGGGARSPVWLQMQADIYNIPLKTTVSEEQACIGAALMAGLGSGVFSSIEEACASFVRYKDRIYTPNPENHGIYQQYYRLFKDAYTGSQRTIQSLTELGRR; encoded by the coding sequence ATGTCATTTTTAATGGGCATTGACTTAGGCACCTCAAGTTTGAAGGTGATCATCATTGATACTAAGGGTGTGATACAAGCGGAAAGTTCCAAGGCGTATCAATTTGATTCACCGGTTAATGGGTATGCGGAACAGAAAACAGAAGTTTGGTGGTCCGCCTGCTGCGAATGTATCCGGAATGCCCTTTCCCGTTTGAATGCCCCCGCTTCTGAAATACGGGGGATAAGTTTTTCCGGGCAGATGCATGGCGCCGTGCTTCTTGATAAGGATAGGAATGTAATCCGTCCTGCCATACTGCATTGCGATGCCCGGTCCGGCGTACAGGTACAGAAAATCAACCGGATCTTTACAGAAAAGCATCTCAGCGGTTCCCAGCTGAATCCGGTATATACGGGCTTTCTTTTAACTTCCCTGGTTTGGATACGGGATAATGAGCCCGAACTGTACGACCGGGTGCGGTATGCTTTTTTGCCGAAGGATTTTTTGAAAATGATGCTCTGCGGGGAACTGAGTTCCGATTACTCGGACGCATCGGCCACCCTCGCCTATGACATACAGCATAACTGCTGGTCTAAGGAAGTGCTGAACGCCCTGGATATTCCCCTGGAATTTTTCCCCGAATGTTCCGCTTCGGATCATGTTGCCGGAAGGGTAAGCAAAAAAGCTGCGGAAGCCACGGGCCTTTGGGAAGGGACGGCGGTTGTTAACGGCGGCGCCGATCAGGTTATGCAGGCCGTTGGAAACGGAGCGATACATCCCGGCCAGGCCACGGTGAACATCGGAACCAGCGGCCAGGTTTGCTTCCAAAGTGACCGGCCGATCCGGAACCCCAGCTTATCTACCAACACCTTCTGCGCCTACCGGAGCGGGGCCTGGATAACCATGGGTGCAACCATGAGCGCCGGTCTGGCCTTCAAATGGTTCAGAAACATCCTCCCCCCGGTGGATTACCGTACCTTGGATGGGGAAATAGAAAAACTAAATCCCGGCAGCGGTGGTCTCCTTTTTTTACCCTACCTAAATGGTGAAAGAACCCCCCATGTAAACCCCAACATAAGCGGTATGTTCATGGGGCTTAACCTGAACACTTCGGGAACTCACCTGGCCCGGGCGGTTATGGAGGGGGTTACCTATGCCTTGCTGCAATGTATCGAAGTTTGCGGTGACCTGGGCTTACAGGCGGAGGAGCTGATCGCCTCCGGCGGAGGGGCGCGGAGCCCGGTTTGGCTGCAAATGCAGGCGGATATCTATAACATTCCGTTAAAAACAACGGTATCGGAAGAACAGGCCTGTATAGGCGCTGCGCTTATGGCCGGCCTTGGTTCCGGTGTTTTTAGTTCTATTGAAGAAGCCTGCGCTTCCTTTGTCCGGTATAAAGACAGGATTTATACTCCTAACCCGGAGAACCATGGCATATATCAGCAATACTATCGTTTGTTCAAGGATGCGTACACCGGAAGTCAAAGGACCATACAAAGTCTTACTGAACTGGGGCGGCGTTAA
- the argA gene encoding amino-acid N-acetyltransferase: MDNTGSAWSQVDLIREAFHYQSRFESSTMVFKIDYPVTEDPGFPYLMKDLALLAQTGFRVVIVPGAKEWIDSVLLEYGIVSNYSGSTRITTAAAIPFVEMAAFHVATQVMTGLAAGSSVVPGGKTGRVDAVIGNFVRARGLGVEGGVDMEQTGQVDRILTDPISRVLDLGMVPILPCIGWSPAGKPYNVSSDEIALAASTALGAIKLFIVTLDQGLRAPTYALPENIQFGENGRIIRLTPQETETVLEMNLSFGAGDKPLDELRLALQASKAGVERVHIIDGREEGAVLRELFSNLGAGTMIYADDYESIRPLKNRDIPDILRLMEPLMQKGVLVRRRPEDIQEKKDDYAVFEIDDSVHACGALHDWGEGQGEIAALTTDPAYADMGLGRRIVRYLIDRAKKQGLRRVFILTTRTQDWFELLGFKECPIDSLPEKKRRNYDRERKSKAYALELSL; this comes from the coding sequence ATGGATAATACCGGATCAGCATGGTCCCAGGTGGACCTTATCAGGGAAGCATTTCATTATCAGAGCCGCTTTGAAAGTTCCACCATGGTTTTCAAGATCGACTATCCGGTTACCGAAGACCCGGGCTTCCCCTATTTGATGAAGGATCTGGCCCTATTGGCCCAGACGGGGTTCCGGGTGGTAATCGTTCCCGGGGCCAAGGAATGGATCGACTCGGTGCTCCTGGAATACGGAATTGTATCAAACTATTCGGGCAGTACACGGATTACCACGGCTGCGGCGATTCCCTTTGTGGAGATGGCGGCCTTCCATGTGGCCACCCAGGTTATGACCGGCCTGGCGGCGGGGAGTTCCGTGGTACCCGGCGGTAAGACCGGCCGGGTTGACGCGGTAATTGGCAACTTTGTCCGCGCCAGGGGGCTTGGGGTAGAAGGCGGCGTCGATATGGAACAAACCGGCCAGGTGGACCGTATCCTCACCGACCCCATAAGCCGGGTCCTGGACCTGGGGATGGTCCCCATACTCCCCTGCATAGGCTGGAGCCCCGCGGGGAAGCCCTACAACGTGTCCAGTGACGAAATTGCCCTGGCCGCCTCCACCGCCCTTGGGGCGATAAAACTCTTTATCGTCACCCTGGACCAGGGGCTTCGGGCGCCGACCTATGCCCTGCCGGAGAACATCCAGTTCGGGGAAAATGGCCGTATCATCCGGCTCACCCCCCAGGAAACGGAAACCGTTCTTGAGATGAACCTCTCCTTCGGCGCCGGGGATAAGCCCCTGGACGAACTACGGCTGGCCCTTCAGGCTTCCAAGGCCGGGGTTGAACGGGTCCATATCATCGACGGCCGGGAAGAAGGGGCGGTACTCCGGGAACTTTTCTCCAACCTCGGTGCAGGAACCATGATCTACGCCGACGATTACGAATCTATCCGGCCCTTAAAGAACCGGGATATTCCGGACATACTCCGGCTCATGGAACCCCTGATGCAGAAGGGGGTCCTGGTACGGCGGCGCCCCGAAGACATTCAGGAAAAGAAAGACGATTATGCGGTGTTTGAAATTGACGATTCGGTCCACGCCTGCGGCGCCCTCCACGACTGGGGCGAGGGGCAGGGTGAAATTGCCGCCCTTACCACGGACCCCGCCTACGCCGACATGGGCTTGGGCCGGCGCATCGTCCGCTATCTCATCGACAGGGCTAAAAAGCAGGGCCTACGCCGGGTCTTTATCCTCACCACCCGTACCCAGGATTGGTTTGAACTCCTGGGCTTCAAGGAATGTCCTATCGATAGTCTTCCCGAAAAGAAACGGCGGAACTATGACCGGGAACGGAAAAGTAAGGCTTACGCACTGGAACTATCCCTTTGA